One Sphingobacteruim zhuxiongii DNA window includes the following coding sequences:
- a CDS encoding serine hydrolase domain-containing protein, which translates to MTIKQISLCIGMMFLLLHTVFAQSEDERKNRAVYNRIEFLINTQQADSIYALAAPSFQEAISKEAFVSTSTKLFSLGKIENSTLEKYSAGVALYRVSFASAEMGLSLAIDSTMKYTGLMFQPIDAKQGPKKETVIAQVETKNPLDFFVDSLARSYAEQQNAQSLAIAVIHKNKLNKFFYGETAKGNNTLPDGNTLYEIGSVTKTITASLLADLVNKGSISLDDTITRFLPDSVAMNPALQKITFKTLANHTSGLPRLADNADKVAKFNPADPYAVYDRKALFSFLKHVKPLRAPEEEFEYSNVGYGLLGELISIISKKPYMQLLKEQMLVPLEMSNTTDKIDLKNKNIAKPYNKNGEEVPHWNFQALVGAGGLKSSLDDLLRYTIAQLTFPETDIQRAMHLTKQFTYFIPPNTDIGLAWRMNMIDDQIYFHHTGATGGYNSFVGFVPDEKAVVIMLANSELSVGDIGKKLLEKVLTTK; encoded by the coding sequence ATGACTATTAAACAGATAAGCCTTTGTATAGGCATGATGTTCCTTCTGTTGCACACTGTTTTTGCACAATCTGAAGACGAGCGCAAGAATCGCGCAGTATACAACAGAATTGAATTTCTAATTAATACACAACAAGCTGATTCCATTTATGCTTTAGCAGCTCCGTCGTTCCAAGAAGCGATAAGCAAAGAAGCTTTTGTAAGCACTTCAACAAAACTATTTTCTTTAGGAAAAATTGAAAATTCAACACTTGAAAAATACAGTGCTGGAGTCGCGTTATACCGTGTTTCATTCGCAAGCGCCGAGATGGGTTTATCCCTGGCCATTGATTCCACGATGAAATACACCGGACTCATGTTTCAGCCAATCGATGCTAAACAAGGACCTAAAAAAGAAACGGTAATAGCACAAGTAGAAACAAAAAATCCGCTAGATTTTTTTGTTGATTCATTGGCTAGAAGCTATGCTGAACAACAGAATGCACAATCATTGGCCATCGCTGTTATTCACAAAAACAAGCTAAATAAATTCTTTTACGGAGAAACGGCAAAGGGCAACAACACCCTTCCTGACGGTAATACCCTTTATGAAATCGGTTCCGTAACGAAAACAATAACCGCATCCTTATTAGCCGATTTAGTAAATAAGGGTTCCATCTCTTTAGACGATACCATCACCCGATTCTTGCCTGATTCAGTCGCTATGAACCCGGCATTGCAAAAGATAACCTTCAAAACCCTTGCAAATCACACGTCTGGATTACCCCGTCTTGCAGACAATGCTGATAAAGTAGCAAAATTTAATCCCGCGGATCCATACGCTGTGTATGATCGGAAAGCGTTATTCTCTTTTCTCAAGCATGTAAAACCTTTAAGAGCACCAGAAGAAGAATTTGAATACAGCAATGTAGGATATGGTTTACTAGGCGAGCTCATCAGTATCATCAGCAAAAAGCCTTATATGCAATTGCTAAAAGAACAGATGTTAGTTCCTTTAGAGATGTCGAACACAACGGACAAAATAGATCTTAAGAATAAAAATATCGCAAAACCATATAACAAAAACGGAGAGGAAGTACCACATTGGAATTTCCAAGCTTTAGTTGGTGCTGGTGGATTGAAGTCATCATTAGATGATTTATTGCGATACACGATTGCGCAATTAACATTTCCAGAAACAGATATACAGCGTGCAATGCATTTAACTAAACAGTTCACCTATTTTATTCCTCCCAATACGGATATAGGCTTAGCATGGCGTATGAATATGATTGATGATCAAATATACTTTCATCATACTGGTGCTACTGGTGGATACAATAGTTTTGTCGGTTTTGTTCCTGACGAGAAAGCAGTGGTTATTATGTTAGCGAATTCAGAGTTGAGCGTTGGCGATATCGGCAAGAAACTTCTTGAAAAGGTATTGACAACAAAATAA
- a CDS encoding peroxiredoxin family protein encodes MKKILYCQFLFIFTCITALAQVPENLPNFNGMFKMENNAPFSSDSLSNKGINALIFYDPGCGHCQELASEIGKSLDQFDKGTDFYFVAMQEKGQVDGMLNMFAKELIDKPNVHFLYDPEGKFILAFNPKNFPFTYIYAGDTKREIKHFNGEGKIKKLLPYLITKK; translated from the coding sequence ATGAAGAAAATATTATATTGCCAATTCCTATTTATTTTTACCTGCATTACTGCGCTGGCTCAAGTTCCTGAAAATCTCCCGAATTTTAATGGCATGTTTAAAATGGAAAATAACGCCCCTTTTTCATCGGATTCGTTGAGTAATAAAGGAATAAATGCGTTGATTTTCTACGATCCAGGCTGCGGACATTGCCAAGAGTTGGCATCGGAAATAGGAAAGTCTTTAGATCAATTTGATAAAGGCACCGATTTCTACTTTGTCGCGATGCAAGAGAAAGGGCAGGTAGATGGTATGTTAAATATGTTTGCAAAAGAACTTATAGATAAACCGAACGTACACTTTCTGTATGATCCTGAAGGTAAGTTTATACTTGCTTTTAATCCCAAGAATTTCCCGTTTACATATATCTATGCGGGTGATACGAAGAGAGAAATCAAACACTTCAACGGGGAAGGTAAAATAAAGAAGTTACTTCCTTACTTAATTACAAAAAAATAA
- the purN gene encoding phosphoribosylglycinamide formyltransferase, translating to MRKRIAIFASGSGSNAQKIMEHFKYSDSSEVALVLSNNPEAFVLQRADNFEIPTHVFDRHDFYESDEVVNLLKRLDIDLVVLAGFLWLVPDNLLKAFPNKIINIHPALLPKFGGKGMYGDKVHKAVLAAGEEEHGITIHFVNENFDEGEVIYQAKFRVEPGDTLEVIKFNGQQLEHLHYPKVIENLLKKYN from the coding sequence GTGAGAAAACGCATTGCTATTTTTGCTTCAGGTTCTGGTTCGAATGCTCAGAAGATTATGGAGCATTTTAAATATTCAGACAGTTCTGAAGTTGCCTTAGTACTAAGTAATAATCCTGAAGCCTTTGTATTACAACGTGCAGATAATTTTGAAATCCCAACACATGTTTTTGACCGACATGACTTCTATGAAAGCGATGAGGTTGTCAATCTCCTAAAACGTCTTGATATCGATTTAGTCGTTCTGGCTGGATTCCTATGGTTGGTTCCTGACAATTTACTGAAAGCATTCCCTAATAAGATTATTAATATTCATCCGGCCCTACTTCCTAAATTTGGTGGTAAAGGAATGTATGGAGACAAAGTGCATAAAGCTGTTTTAGCTGCAGGCGAAGAAGAGCATGGCATTACCATTCACTTCGTTAATGAAAACTTTGATGAAGGTGAAGTAATTTATCAAGCAAAGTTCCGTGTGGAACCTGGTGATACCCTAGAAGTGATTAAGTTCAATGGTCAACAGTTAGAGCATTTGCACTACCCGAAGGTTATCGAGAATTTATTGAAAAAATATAACTAA
- a CDS encoding esterase has translation MKATPIICFYFFVFGLYNFSVAQENIGRKLEALRSPEIAADNTVTFNFFAPKAQEVAVIGNWPMSEASNDNKLIMHKNADGIWTAKQEQLGSDLFLYNFLVDGVRIADPLNVYQIRDVSNVFNYFITNGGQAELYKTKVVLHGTLTKVWYKSSINSAERRMTVYIPPSSGSAKKSYPVLYLLHGMGGDEEAWPTLGRVSQIMDNLIASGRIEPMIVVMPNGHSSNSAAPGYSEKGEYAVNFRTADVGSGDMESNFQEIIKFVEKTYPVKKGKKNRAIAGLSMGGSHSLFIAAANPNTFDYVGLFSAAYRLNDKQGIPVYDNIDQNLLQQKKYGYALYWIGMGKTDFLYKTGEDYRKKLDDLGLKYTYHESEGGHTWSNWRDYLIQFSSLLFK, from the coding sequence ATGAAAGCAACTCCAATTATTTGTTTCTATTTTTTTGTTTTTGGCTTATATAATTTTTCCGTCGCGCAGGAAAATATAGGAAGGAAGTTAGAAGCCCTTCGTTCTCCGGAAATAGCTGCGGACAATACCGTTACCTTTAATTTTTTCGCTCCGAAAGCGCAGGAAGTTGCGGTTATTGGCAATTGGCCAATGTCGGAGGCTTCGAATGATAATAAATTAATCATGCATAAGAATGCCGATGGTATTTGGACAGCAAAGCAAGAACAACTAGGTAGTGATTTATTTCTTTATAACTTTTTGGTTGATGGTGTTCGTATAGCTGATCCACTCAATGTCTACCAAATCCGTGATGTGAGCAATGTGTTTAACTATTTTATCACGAATGGGGGACAAGCGGAGTTGTATAAGACGAAAGTGGTTTTACACGGAACTTTAACCAAAGTATGGTATAAATCATCAATTAATAGCGCTGAACGAAGAATGACGGTGTATATTCCGCCTAGCAGCGGAAGTGCTAAAAAATCTTATCCAGTTTTATACTTATTACATGGTATGGGTGGGGATGAGGAAGCCTGGCCTACCTTAGGTCGCGTATCGCAAATCATGGATAACCTAATCGCTTCAGGCAGAATAGAACCGATGATTGTTGTTATGCCAAACGGACACAGCTCGAATTCTGCTGCTCCAGGTTATTCCGAGAAGGGAGAATATGCCGTTAATTTTAGAACCGCTGATGTGGGATCAGGGGATATGGAGTCTAATTTTCAAGAGATCATCAAATTCGTCGAGAAGACTTATCCAGTAAAGAAAGGCAAAAAGAATAGAGCCATAGCTGGCCTTTCCATGGGCGGATCCCATTCATTGTTTATCGCCGCTGCTAATCCGAACACTTTTGATTATGTTGGTTTATTTTCCGCGGCCTATCGCTTAAATGACAAGCAAGGTATTCCAGTTTATGATAACATCGATCAAAATCTTCTTCAGCAAAAAAAGTATGGTTATGCTTTATACTGGATTGGGATGGGAAAAACAGATTTTCTATATAAAACGGGTGAAGACTATCGAAAAAAGCTTGATGATCTAGGCCTGAAGTATACCTATCATGAATCAGAAGGAGGGCATACTTGGTCCAACTGGCGTGATTATCTAATACAATTTAGCAGTTTACTCTTTAAATAA
- the purH gene encoding bifunctional phosphoribosylaminoimidazolecarboxamide formyltransferase/IMP cyclohydrolase, whose translation MNHPVKIKNALVSVYYKDNLAPLIQLLHKYGVTFYSTGGTEAFIRDLDIPVERVEDLTGYPSILGGRVKTLHPKVFGGILSRRPLADDKEQLTQYEIPEIDLVIVDLYPFEETVASGAPEQDIIEKIDIGGISLIRAAAKNFNDVVIISSKNDYQELEEILKNQEGTTTLAQRKSFAKRAFNTSSHYDTAIFNYFNLEEPIEVFKQSEQKSQTLRYGENPHQKGVFFGNLDAMFDKLNGKELSYNNLVDVDAAVAIIDEFQEPTFAILKHTNACGVASRNTIKEAWLAALACDPVSAFGGVLICNAEVDKETAEEINNLFFEVLIAPSYSEDALQVLTAKKNRIILRRKEVSLPTQLFKTLLNGVILQDKDNTVEGPAEMTAVTTVQPTAEQLNDLYFANKIVKHTKSNTIVFAKDGTLIASGVGQTSRVDALKQAIEKAQSFGFDIKGSVMASDAFFPFPDCVEIAGNAGVVAVLQPGGSIKDQLSIDMANEKGVAMVTTGVRHFKH comes from the coding sequence ATGAATCATCCTGTTAAGATAAAAAATGCATTGGTTTCAGTTTACTACAAAGATAACCTTGCGCCCCTAATTCAGTTATTACATAAATACGGTGTTACATTCTACTCTACTGGTGGTACAGAAGCGTTTATTCGCGACTTAGATATCCCTGTAGAACGTGTTGAGGATCTAACAGGCTATCCTTCAATATTAGGAGGTCGTGTAAAAACATTACACCCGAAAGTATTTGGTGGAATTTTATCGCGTCGCCCTCTAGCGGACGACAAAGAACAGTTAACACAATACGAAATTCCAGAAATTGATTTAGTCATTGTTGACTTATACCCATTTGAAGAAACAGTTGCTTCAGGAGCTCCTGAACAAGATATTATTGAGAAAATCGACATTGGTGGTATTTCCTTAATCCGTGCAGCGGCAAAGAACTTCAATGATGTGGTTATTATCTCTTCAAAAAATGATTACCAAGAATTAGAAGAAATATTAAAGAATCAAGAGGGTACAACGACATTAGCACAGCGTAAGTCTTTTGCTAAACGTGCATTCAACACTTCTTCTCACTACGATACAGCGATCTTCAACTACTTTAACCTAGAAGAACCAATCGAAGTGTTCAAACAATCCGAGCAAAAATCGCAAACACTTCGTTACGGAGAAAACCCTCATCAAAAAGGTGTATTCTTTGGAAACTTAGATGCTATGTTCGATAAATTGAACGGTAAAGAATTATCATATAACAACTTGGTTGACGTTGATGCTGCAGTTGCTATAATCGATGAATTCCAAGAACCTACGTTTGCCATTTTAAAACATACAAATGCTTGTGGAGTTGCTTCTCGTAATACAATCAAAGAGGCTTGGTTAGCAGCACTAGCTTGCGACCCTGTTTCTGCTTTTGGCGGAGTTTTAATTTGCAATGCGGAAGTTGATAAAGAAACGGCAGAAGAAATAAACAATTTATTCTTCGAAGTACTAATCGCGCCTTCTTATTCAGAAGATGCTTTACAAGTATTGACTGCAAAGAAAAACCGCATTATTCTTCGTCGTAAAGAGGTAAGCTTACCAACGCAACTATTCAAGACCTTATTGAATGGAGTTATTCTTCAAGATAAAGACAATACGGTAGAAGGTCCTGCAGAAATGACGGCAGTAACGACTGTTCAACCAACTGCTGAACAATTGAACGATCTTTATTTCGCAAATAAAATTGTAAAACATACCAAATCGAACACAATTGTATTCGCAAAAGACGGTACTTTAATCGCTTCGGGTGTCGGACAAACTTCACGCGTTGATGCATTGAAACAGGCTATTGAAAAGGCACAATCTTTCGGTTTTGATATAAAAGGTAGCGTTATGGCTTCCGATGCCTTCTTCCCTTTCCCTGATTGTGTAGAAATCGCTGGTAATGCGGGTGTTGTTGCGGTATTGCAACCAGGTGGATCCATAAAAGATCAATTATCAATCGATATGGCGAATGAAAAAGGAGTTGCTATGGTAACAACTGGCGTAAGACATTTCAAACACTAA
- a CDS encoding DNA-deoxyinosine glycosylase codes for MEIKSSFPPIIASSARLLILGSLPGDLSIQQQQYYGHPQNRFWKLMYHLFAENFSTNYSDRKRLLVANHIALWDVCASAIRPGSMDSDISSVEVNNLPQLLQEYPAIKHVFFNGQKALALHDKLLKRAEGINYIGLPSTSPANARFNLALLSEHWKQILEVK; via the coding sequence ATGGAAATAAAGTCATCCTTCCCTCCCATAATCGCTTCTTCAGCTCGATTACTGATCTTAGGAAGTCTGCCTGGCGACTTGTCAATTCAGCAACAGCAATACTATGGGCATCCTCAGAATAGATTTTGGAAACTGATGTATCATCTATTCGCCGAAAACTTCAGTACGAATTATAGCGACAGGAAACGACTGCTAGTAGCTAATCATATTGCATTGTGGGACGTATGCGCGTCTGCTATTCGCCCAGGAAGTATGGATTCGGACATCTCGTCTGTAGAAGTTAATAATTTACCTCAGCTTTTACAGGAGTACCCAGCGATCAAACATGTTTTCTTCAATGGTCAGAAAGCATTAGCACTACACGACAAGCTATTAAAGCGTGCTGAAGGAATTAACTACATTGGGCTACCTAGCACTAGCCCTGCCAATGCGCGGTTTAACCTAGCGCTTCTTAGCGAGCACTGGAAGCAAATTCTAGAAGTGAAGTAA
- a CDS encoding AIR synthase related protein codes for MSDLKYNQRGVSAGKEDVHNAIKNIDKGLFPKAFCKIIPDILGADEAWCNIMHADGAGTKSSLAYVYWKETGDISVWRGIAQDAIIMNVDDLLCVGAIDNILLSSTIGRNKNLIPGEVIAEIINGTEEILAELRELGMGIYSTGGETADVGDLVRTIIVDSTVTCRMKREDVISNHRIQGGNVIVGLASYGQATYEKEYNGGMGSNGLTSARHDVFSKYIAEKYPESFDPAVPYDLVFAGGRALTDKIKVESGEEITAGKLVLSATRTYAPVIKQILDKYRSQIDGMVHCSGGAQTKVLHFVDNVHVIKDNLFPIPPLFELIQKESNTDWQEMYKVFNMGHRMELYVPEEIAADIIQISESFGIPAQVIGRVEAAENKKVTIRSPYGEFIYE; via the coding sequence ATGTCAGATTTAAAATACAACCAAAGAGGTGTATCCGCTGGTAAAGAGGATGTGCACAATGCAATTAAAAACATTGATAAAGGATTATTCCCAAAAGCTTTCTGTAAAATTATCCCTGATATATTGGGTGCAGATGAAGCTTGGTGTAATATTATGCACGCCGATGGAGCAGGTACGAAATCATCATTAGCATACGTTTATTGGAAAGAAACTGGAGACATCTCCGTTTGGCGTGGCATTGCCCAAGACGCTATTATCATGAACGTTGATGATTTACTTTGTGTTGGAGCAATCGACAATATCTTATTATCTTCTACAATTGGTAGAAATAAGAACCTTATTCCGGGTGAAGTTATTGCGGAAATTATAAATGGTACGGAAGAAATTCTTGCCGAATTGCGTGAGCTAGGCATGGGAATTTACTCTACTGGCGGTGAAACTGCTGATGTTGGCGATTTAGTAAGAACAATTATCGTGGACAGCACCGTTACATGTCGAATGAAACGTGAAGACGTCATTTCGAATCATCGTATTCAAGGCGGAAATGTCATTGTAGGATTAGCGTCTTATGGACAAGCAACTTACGAGAAAGAATACAATGGCGGGATGGGATCCAATGGATTGACATCTGCTCGTCATGATGTATTCAGTAAATATATCGCGGAAAAATACCCTGAGAGTTTTGATCCAGCGGTTCCTTATGATTTAGTATTTGCTGGCGGAAGAGCTTTGACAGATAAAATAAAAGTGGAGTCTGGAGAGGAAATTACGGCAGGCAAACTTGTATTATCTGCTACACGTACGTATGCTCCAGTTATAAAACAAATTTTAGACAAGTACCGTTCACAAATCGATGGTATGGTTCATTGTTCTGGTGGTGCCCAAACGAAAGTATTGCACTTCGTCGACAATGTACATGTGATTAAGGATAACCTATTCCCTATCCCACCATTATTTGAATTAATCCAAAAAGAATCCAATACGGATTGGCAGGAAATGTATAAAGTATTCAATATGGGTCATCGTATGGAGCTTTATGTACCAGAAGAAATCGCTGCCGACATTATCCAAATTTCAGAATCGTTTGGTATTCCAGCACAAGTTATTGGACGCGTAGAAGCGGCTGAAAATAAGAAAGTGACAATTCGCTCTCCATACGGAGAATTTATTTACGAATAA
- a CDS encoding ATP-dependent zinc protease family protein — protein MDSKKIIGRTEIIDLPELGLYDIEAKIDTGAETSVLHCEQMEVVNKKGHLYVIGHIRPNLESEKVLKLTFPVHRERTIKSSFGQSEIRYIFLTKIRMFNELYDIKLSFRDRSSMSYPMLLGRNFITRKFLVDVSKKNLASNLI, from the coding sequence GTGGACAGCAAAAAGATTATAGGTAGAACAGAAATCATAGATTTACCCGAGTTGGGTCTTTATGATATTGAGGCTAAAATAGATACGGGAGCCGAAACCTCTGTTCTACACTGTGAACAGATGGAGGTGGTTAACAAGAAAGGTCATCTTTATGTGATTGGACATATCCGTCCTAACTTAGAGAGCGAAAAAGTCTTGAAGCTTACCTTCCCTGTACATCGGGAAAGAACGATAAAAAGTTCTTTCGGACAGTCGGAGATTCGTTATATATTCCTAACCAAGATCAGAATGTTCAATGAGCTGTACGATATTAAACTCTCCTTTCGTGACAGATCATCCATGTCCTACCCCATGCTTTTAGGGCGTAATTTTATTACTAGAAAATTCTTAGTGGATGTCTCTAAGAAAAATCTAGCATCCAATTTGATATAA
- the rimK gene encoding 30S ribosomal protein S6--L-glutamate ligase yields the protein MKIAILSTNKSIYSTRRLVEAAVSRGHECSVIDHSKCYVGIQQGKPSIHYKGQDIAEIDAIVPRIGSSVTFYGSAIVRQFEVMGVISANPSQAITRSRDKLRCMQILSGAGLGLPITGFARTASDVDDLINMVGGAPLVIKLLEGTQGIGVVLAETKKAASSVIEAFYGLGNNILIQEYIKEAKGTDIRAFVVDGKVVGAMKRTAKEGEFRSNLHRGGTAEVIKLTRKEKETAIAAATAMGLTVAGVDMLPSSRGPLILEVNSSPGLEGIEQATGKDIASEIIKYLERQHEQKQLAKPTTTRTKIKKQSNL from the coding sequence GTGAAGATAGCTATATTATCGACAAATAAGTCAATTTACTCAACCCGACGCTTGGTTGAGGCGGCCGTATCGCGTGGGCATGAATGTTCGGTGATCGACCACAGTAAGTGTTATGTTGGCATACAGCAAGGGAAACCCTCTATTCACTATAAGGGACAAGATATCGCAGAAATTGACGCTATTGTACCTAGAATTGGATCTTCTGTTACATTTTATGGTTCTGCCATCGTACGTCAATTTGAAGTAATGGGTGTGATTTCGGCTAATCCAAGTCAAGCGATTACGCGTTCTCGCGATAAGCTACGTTGCATGCAGATTCTTTCTGGTGCAGGCTTAGGCCTTCCGATTACAGGATTTGCAAGAACAGCTTCCGATGTAGACGACCTAATCAACATGGTTGGTGGCGCTCCGCTAGTAATTAAATTGTTGGAGGGAACACAAGGAATCGGTGTTGTATTAGCGGAAACGAAAAAAGCAGCATCTTCTGTTATTGAAGCTTTTTACGGATTGGGAAATAACATTCTTATTCAGGAATATATCAAAGAAGCTAAAGGGACTGATATACGCGCTTTTGTCGTTGATGGCAAAGTTGTGGGAGCAATGAAACGCACAGCGAAGGAGGGCGAATTTCGTTCCAATTTACATCGTGGCGGTACTGCAGAGGTTATTAAATTGACCCGCAAAGAAAAAGAAACTGCTATCGCGGCAGCTACAGCGATGGGGCTTACCGTTGCCGGTGTTGATATGCTTCCTTCATCGCGCGGACCATTAATATTGGAAGTTAACTCCTCGCCAGGCTTGGAAGGTATTGAACAAGCAACAGGTAAAGATATTGCTAGTGAGATTATCAAATACCTAGAAAGGCAGCATGAGCAAAAGCAACTTGCAAAACCGACAACAACCAGAACGAAGATTAAGAAACAAAGTAATCTGTAA